The following are from one region of the Myotis daubentonii chromosome 2, mMyoDau2.1, whole genome shotgun sequence genome:
- the LOC132226783 gene encoding sterile alpha motif domain-containing protein 1-like, with protein sequence MCKVSVSKWVHGGEGRAAQCGLRKRAGAGRGAGSRGNSVPKEEGPPTSGIDPGSPLPGRWPRTGVLAASPTLRDLSKQSRAKPPTCRGPRAPRRRQRADRLRRGARLRPGRGTHCSGGWGSGWAQPRAAPRPLPARALGLGRGSARRRRSPPPGSPEAPRPPEREVEPSPRRPRRRESWRRGSSRRGGAARGASSSSISSSFLNITW encoded by the coding sequence ATGTGCAAAGTTTCCGTGAGTAAGTGGGTCCATGGAGGCGAGGGCAGGGCAGCCCAGTGCGGGTTAAGGAAACGGgctggagcggggaggggggcggggagccggGGGAACTCGGTCCCGAAAGAGGAAGGACCACCTACTAGTGGAATAGACCCCGGGTCCCCTCTCCCGGGCCGCTGGCCGCGCACCGGTGTCTTAGCCGCGTCCCCAACTTTGCGGGATCTCAGTAAGCAGTCACGTGCAAAGCCGCCCACCTGCAGGGGACCCCGGGCTCCGCGCCGCCGTCAGAGGGCGGACAGACTCCGCCGGGGCGCCCGGCTCCGACCCGGCAGAGGCACGCACTGCAGCGGGGGCTGGGGGAGCGGGTGGGCGCAGCCCCGCGCGGCCCCGCGGCCTCTCCCGGCGCGAGCGCTGGGGCTCGGCCGCGGTTcagcccgccgccgccgctccccgccccccgggtCCCCGGAGGCTCCGCGGCCGCCGGAGCGGGAGGTGGAGCCGAGCCCGCGGCGGCCGCGCAGGAGGGAAAGTTGGCGGCGCGGGAGCAGCAGGCGCGGCGGGGCAGCGCGGGGAGCCTCG